From a single Schistosoma mansoni strain Puerto Rico chromosome 4, complete genome genomic region:
- a CDS encoding putative eukaryotic translation initiation factor 4h: MASRDNRLSVYVGNLPPNTIQGHFDYIFSGCDIESVRLVRDKQTDEFKGYAYVDFKNEQSLQKALTVDGAIVDGRSLRVNLAGERPGRGGGHGQWGMNNGYGSQGRGGFGNQGRGGFGNQGRGRPSMGGGRMESYGRPNRGGMGGFGGQRQSYHPPGLSREQLNEPITKNPQSNSTDSTSSGSGGDRPKLNLKIREAPVNTNDDRQLSERARAIFGVGRPREASPIREKKLSSEENATGSSQ; encoded by the exons ATGGCTTCAAG AGATAACCGTCTATCCGTTTATGTTGGTAATCTTCCTCCGAATACTATACAAGGGCATTTCGATTACATATTTTCTGGTTGTGAT ATAGAGAGTGTTAGATTAGTGAGAGACAAACAGACAGACGAATTCAAAGGGTATGCCTATGTAgattttaaaaatgaacaatCCCTCCAGAAAGCATTAACTGTCGACGGTGCG ATTGTTGATGGACGCTCTCTTCGAGTAAATCTAGCAGGTGAAAGACCTGGACGTG GTGGTGGTCATGGTCAATGGGGTATGAACAATGGATATGGAAGTCAGGGACGTGGTGGTTTCGGGAATCAAGGACGTGGTGGCTTTGGAAATCAAGGACGTGGTAGACCTAGCATGGGTGGTGGACGGATGG AAAGTTATGGACGTCCAAATAGAGGTGGAATGGGTGGATTCGGTGGACAACGACAAAGTTACCATCCCCCAGGATTGTCACGAGAGCAATTAAATGAACCTATTACTAAGAATCCTCAGTCAAATTCTACTGATTCAACTAGTAGTGGTTCAGGTGGTGATCGACCTAAACTAAACCTTAAAATTAGAGAGGCCCCTGTAAATACAAATGATGATCGACAATTGTCGGAGCGTGCCCGTGCGATATTCGGAGTTGGACGTCCTCGAGAAGCTAGTCCAATTCGAGAAAAAAA GTTAAGTTCTGAAGAAAATGCAACCGGCTCTAGCCAATGA
- a CDS encoding putative eukaryotic translation initiation factor 4h: MASRDNRLSVYVGNLPPNTIQGHFDYIFSGCDIESVRLVRDKQTDEFKGYAYVDFKNEQSLQKALTVDGAIVDGRSLRVNLAGERPGRGGGHGQWGMNNGYGSQGRGGFGNQGRGGFGNQGRGRPSMGGGRMESYGRPNRGGMGGFGGQRQSYHPPGLSREQLNEPITKNPQSNSTDSTSSGSGGDRPKLNLKIREAPVNTNDDRQLSERARAIFGVGRPREASPIREKK; encoded by the exons ATGGCTTCAAG AGATAACCGTCTATCCGTTTATGTTGGTAATCTTCCTCCGAATACTATACAAGGGCATTTCGATTACATATTTTCTGGTTGTGAT ATAGAGAGTGTTAGATTAGTGAGAGACAAACAGACAGACGAATTCAAAGGGTATGCCTATGTAgattttaaaaatgaacaatCCCTCCAGAAAGCATTAACTGTCGACGGTGCG ATTGTTGATGGACGCTCTCTTCGAGTAAATCTAGCAGGTGAAAGACCTGGACGTG GTGGTGGTCATGGTCAATGGGGTATGAACAATGGATATGGAAGTCAGGGACGTGGTGGTTTCGGGAATCAAGGACGTGGTGGCTTTGGAAATCAAGGACGTGGTAGACCTAGCATGGGTGGTGGACGGATGG AAAGTTATGGACGTCCAAATAGAGGTGGAATGGGTGGATTCGGTGGACAACGACAAAGTTACCATCCCCCAGGATTGTCACGAGAGCAATTAAATGAACCTATTACTAAGAATCCTCAGTCAAATTCTACTGATTCAACTAGTAGTGGTTCAGGTGGTGATCGACCTAAACTAAACCTTAAAATTAGAGAGGCCCCTGTAAATACAAATGATGATCGACAATTGTCGGAGCGTGCCCGTGCGATATTCGGAGTTGGACGTCCTCGAGAAGCTAGTCCAATTCGAGAAAAAAAGTAA
- a CDS encoding putative eukaryotic translation initiation factor 4h, with translation MASRDNRLSVYVGNLPPNTIQGHFDYIFSGCDIESVRLVRDKQTDEFKGYAYVDFKNEQSLQKALTVDGAIVDGRSLRVNLAGERPGRGGHGQWGMNNGYGSQGRGGFGNQGRGGFGNQGRGRPSMGGGRMESYGRPNRGGMGGFGGQRQSYHPPGLSREQLNEPITKNPQSNSTDSTSSGSGGDRPKLNLKIREAPVNTNDDRQLSERARAIFGVGRPREASPIREKKLSSEENATGSSQ, from the exons ATGGCTTCAAG AGATAACCGTCTATCCGTTTATGTTGGTAATCTTCCTCCGAATACTATACAAGGGCATTTCGATTACATATTTTCTGGTTGTGAT ATAGAGAGTGTTAGATTAGTGAGAGACAAACAGACAGACGAATTCAAAGGGTATGCCTATGTAgattttaaaaatgaacaatCCCTCCAGAAAGCATTAACTGTCGACGGTGCG ATTGTTGATGGACGCTCTCTTCGAGTAAATCTAGCAGGTGAAAGACCTGGAC GTGGTGGTCATGGTCAATGGGGTATGAACAATGGATATGGAAGTCAGGGACGTGGTGGTTTCGGGAATCAAGGACGTGGTGGCTTTGGAAATCAAGGACGTGGTAGACCTAGCATGGGTGGTGGACGGATGG AAAGTTATGGACGTCCAAATAGAGGTGGAATGGGTGGATTCGGTGGACAACGACAAAGTTACCATCCCCCAGGATTGTCACGAGAGCAATTAAATGAACCTATTACTAAGAATCCTCAGTCAAATTCTACTGATTCAACTAGTAGTGGTTCAGGTGGTGATCGACCTAAACTAAACCTTAAAATTAGAGAGGCCCCTGTAAATACAAATGATGATCGACAATTGTCGGAGCGTGCCCGTGCGATATTCGGAGTTGGACGTCCTCGAGAAGCTAGTCCAATTCGAGAAAAAAA GTTAAGTTCTGAAGAAAATGCAACCGGCTCTAGCCAATGA